The Amphiprion ocellaris isolate individual 3 ecotype Okinawa chromosome 24, ASM2253959v1, whole genome shotgun sequence DNA window TAAAAATGGGAGATTAGAGATTGGTCTGTAGCTGTTCATTTGTGACTTGTCGAGGTTGCTCTTTTTTAGAAGTGGCTTAATTACAGCAGTTTTTAAAGCCTGAGGAAAGACGCCTGACGTAAGAGACAAGTTCACAATCCACAAAAGATCTGTCAGCAGTACCTGGGAAACTTTTTTGAGAAACCTTGTAGGCAGAATATccaggcagcaggaggaggagtttAGTTGATGTATAATGTCCTCCAGGTTTTTGCGATTGATAGGATTAAATTGTGTCATGGTGTTTAAATTGGTTTTACGCTGACACAGGACATGTCCTGAACCTGCTGTGGAGGCACTAACTGCTTGTCTAATGTTTAGGATTTTCTCTATAAAGAATGATGCAAAGTCGTTGCAGGCCCTGGTAGAATGTAACTCAGGGGCTACTGACATACGAGGGTTTGTTAGCCTGTCCACAGTAGCAAATAAGGCTCGTGTATTGTGACTGTTTTTGGTGATTATATCTGCGAAATAAGATTGTCTTGCATTCCTCAGTTGTAAATTGTAAGTGTACAGTTTCTCTTTATAAATGCTATAATGAACCTGAAGTTTTGATTTTCGCCATCTGCGTTCAGCTTTCCGACACTCTcttttgttatttctgaccagtGTGGCATTTCTCCATGGAGATTTTTTCTTACCAGAGATCACTTTCACCTTAGTTGGAGCAATGGCATCCATAATGTTTACAATTTTAGCATTAAAGCTACCTATCAGCTCATCGACTAAACCCCAAGACAGAGCTGGTGTTGAAGAGAAAGCCTGGTTAAATATCTCAGAGGTGCTTTCAGTAATACACCGTTTTTTGGTTACCTCTGTAAAAACTGTCGATTGCACTGAGACGGTGCtctcaaagaaaacacaggaatgatCAGAAAGGCCAACATCAGACACTGTGACATTGGAAGTACTCAGACCCTTGGAGATAAGTAGGTCTAACGTATGCCCTTTGTCATGTGTGGCCTCTGTTACATGCTGGACCAGCCCAAAGTTGTCAAGAGTGTTACGCAGGTCTTTAGTCCCTTTGTCCTGAGGActgtcaacatgaatgttgaagtcaccagcAATAATTACACAGTCAAAATCAATGCAGATCATAGACAGCAGTTcactaaaatcatcaaaaaagttTGCACAGTATTTAGGAGGCCTGTAAATATTAAGTAGCACAACTCGAGATGAGGACTTCAGCTGAAGAGCTACGTACTCAAACGAGGAGAAATGTTCAGAGGATAATTGCTGATATTGAAACGATTCATTGAATAAAATTGCAACACCGCCCCCTCTCTTTTGCACCCTGGCCTCACTGATAAAAGTGAAGTTGGGAGGGGTCGACTCGATGAGAACTGCTGCACTGTTATTTTGGTCTAACCAAGTTtcagttaaaaacataaaatcaagaTTGTGCTCAATAATAAAatcattgattaaaaatgtcttccCTGCTaaagatctaatatttaatagAGCCATCTTTAATGTTTGGGGAGTTTTGCCTGCCTTGTGAGCAGGAGTTGTTTGTGGCTCACAAACAATATGTACTATATTTgaaggctttttctttttgtgtcttgacATAGCcacctttctttttctgttgccTATTAGGttagaaacacaaaattgaATGTTGGGGTTTTGAAGCATTTCTTGGTGGATTCTACTGACTGACTTGGAACTAAATCCAACATGTAGAACAGACAGATTAGAGTTCTAACCAGAATCCTATAGAACAGACTAGAGTTCTAACCAGAACCCTAGTCTGCTTAGTTTCTGATAAACTAAAATGTTCTGATCAGGTCTGAAGTTGTTCAAAACcatcttattttatgtttttctatttCAGAATGACTTCTGGGCCAAATATGTGGGTAAGGAAGTTCTTTTAGAAACCCTGAAACGTAAAGATGTTTAAGTTCTAAAGTTTGTGTGTTCTGGTCTCTGGTGAGAACATGGTGCAGTACCAGTGTTCTTCTTCAGCAGAACAAACTGAACCTGCTGTGTTGGTGCTGCAGATGGCGACGCCTGCGAGTCGCAGCCGTGTGCTAATGGGGGACTCTGCAAAGACGGGATTGGAACCTACAACTGCTCCTGCCAGCAGGGCTACAAGGGCTTCAACTGCCAAGTCGGTGAGAACAACTCTGAACGCACATTCATTTAATCAAAGGTTCTGCAGCAGAACATACCTTTAATCAAAGGTTCTGTTGGAGGTCAGGTTGGGTATTAATAAAGGTTTCATCACAGTCTTGGAGAACTTCCATCCATCGTCTGATCCAGACTCTCTTGGTGGCAGTAGATCATTCCAGATGTTTCTTTACCAGAAGTATTTGGTTCCTGGGGGAACCTGAGGTGTtctcaggccagatgagatatgtgaTCTCTTGTCAAACCTCAGATTCAGGAGGAACCGTGTCATTTCTTCATGGGTGTGGAACAGTTTATCCCGCAGAGCTGCTGAGGGGATTATGGGAGTTAGACCTACAACTGTGTTCTCTAGGGAACCCCATAAAAGGTTCTCCTGGAGTGTACAACCGTCTCCGATCTGTTTGTAATGTTCGTGGATCCGTAGATTCATGGATCTGAAGGAGATCAGAACTTCAGAGTGTGTGGGTTCTGTTGCTTCTATCAGGTTCTCTGACAGAACCCAGTAGATTGTTCCTCCGGTTGGAAGTGAAGGAGTTTCAGTATCTGAGGACCTTCTTCAGAGTGATGGTTAGATGTAATGAGATGGTTGGATGGATCAGTTCAGCCTCAGCAGTGATGAAGGTGTTTAACAGACCTTCATGATGAAGGTAAAATTTTCAACTTAACAGTCGGTCTGTGTTCCACTGTTCTCCTGTGATCATTAGATCTGGTTAGAGAACCAAAggagcagctgaaatgagctttAGGGGTTTCTGAACTGAGTCCTAAAGAAGTTGAAGAGTTCAGAGTAGAaacacttcttcttcttctacaaggatccagctgaggtggttcaaCATCAGGATCCTCCTTCTTTGGAGGTTTCCAGCTGGGAGGAGAACTCAGGTAGAACCACAACTCTGCAGGTAGTGCAGGTAATGTAAGGagttacatatctcatctggcctgaaGACAGAGTTTCACTGAAGAGAGAAACATCTGGAAAGATCTGTCTAATCTGCTGCCATGGAGACTAACCCAGATAAGTAGGAGATGGACGGCAGTGAGTCCAGGTTCTCAGAGAAGTACCAACATTCATTTAAAACCAATAAGAATGAGGAACAGGGTCCAGACAGAAGGTCCAGGTGCTGTAGCCAGAAGGTCCAGGTGCTATAGACAGAAGGTCCAGGTGCTGTAGACCGAAGGTCCAGGTGCTGTGGACAGAAAGTCCAGGTGCTGTGGACAGAAGGTCCAGGTGCTGTAGACAGAAGGTCCAGGTGATGTGGACAGAAGGTCCAGGTGCTGTGGACAGAAGGTCCAGGTGCTGTAGACAGAAGGTCCAGGTGATGTGGACAGAAGGTCCAGGTGCTGTAGACAGAAGGTCCAGGTGATGTGGACAGAAGGTCCAGGTGCTGTGGACAGAAGATCCAGGTGCTCTAGCCAGAAGGTCCAGGTGCTGTGGACAGAAGGTCCAGGTGCTGTAGCCAGAAGGTCCAGGTGCTGTGGACAGAAGATCCAGGTGCTCTAGCCAGAAGGTCCAGGTGCTGTGGACAGAAGGTCCAGGTGCTGTAGACAGAAGATCCTGGTGCTCCTCTGGTGGTTTAAactgtgtttcttctgttttgcaGTTATTCCTGTACTCTGCGAGAACAACAACGGCGgctgtgaacatttctgcaacGTGGTCCAAGGCAGCGTCCAGTGTTCCTGCGCTGATGGATACTTCCTAGCATCGGACAATAAATCCTGCAACTCCAATGGTGAGACTCAGGAACCGAGGAGGTCTGACGGCAGCCATGTTCTCCAGTTTGTTCTCAATCCCACCTCAAGGTTCTTTCAGTGAAGAAACTCCTTAAAAATCCTCTAAACTTCTCTCCAACTCCTACAGAGAAATTCAAATGTGGTGCCCTCATCACGGAAAACGTCCGAAGCGTCTTCAAGTACAAGGGGAAGATGACGGCCAATGTGATGGAGGAGAACGTGACGGTGGAGAACATGACAATGGAGAACGTGACGGTGGAGAACATGACGGGTCTGAACGCTACCGTCAACGGCACCGAGCAGCGAGACGTTCTGGACGTTCTGTCCTCAGCAGAGATGGTCTTACCGAGAGTCACCGAGCAGACGATCATCTCTCAGATTCCCGGAATGAATCGCATTGTCAACGGAGAGGACTGTCCACCTGGAGAATGTCCATGGCAGGTAAAGACTCACCTGGCTGAGCAGATACCGGACAGAACACCTGCCAGCCAATCAGGACCAAGTGTTTCCAGCTGTAGCGGATGTTTCCACCAATCAGCTTCATTCTACATCAAAAATGGTGTTTTTATCTTCCCAGGCTCTGCTCCTCAACGAGGACGACCAGGGGTTCTGTGGTGGAACGATCCTCAACGAATACATCATCCTGACCGCCGCCCACTGCGTGAACAAATCACGGTACATCTATGTCAAGCTTGGTAGGTTCAACAGCCAATCACAGGCCGGCACACTGGAAGCACCGTCTGTGGCTCAGCAAGTCAGAAAAGCAATAATTATTAATTCATCACAAAACGTTTGAGATCAGTGAgcaaaaatgagtccacagtgggttaaaatgaatccacagtgggttaaaatgaatccacagtgggttaaaatgaatccacaatgggttaaaatgaatccacagtgggttaaaatgagtccacagtgggttaaaatgagtccacagtgggttaaaatgaatccacaatgagttaaaatgagtccacagtgggttaaaatgagtccacagtgggttaaaattaatccacagtgggttaaaatgagtccacagtgggttaaaatgagtccacagtgggttaaaatgaatccacaatgagttaaaatgagtccacagtgggttaaaatgagtccacagtgggttaaaatgaatccacagtgggttaaaatgaatccacagtgggttaaaatgagtccacagtgggttaaaatgagtccacagtgggttaaaatgagtgcagagtgggttaaaatgagtccacagtgggttaaaatgagtccacagtgggttaaaatgagtgcagagtgggttaaaatgagtccacaatgggttaaaatgagtccacagtgggttaaaatgagtgCAGAGTGGGTTAAAATTAActcacagtgggttaaaatgagtcTATAGTGGGTTATAATGAGTCCAGAGTGGGATGAATGaatccacagtgggttaaaatgatcTACAGTGGGTagaaatgagtccacagtgttttaaaatgatcCTCAGTGGGGTAAAGTGAGTCAGAATCTTCTCAGAAATTGTCTGAAcatcagtggtttttatttaatgatcAGAGACTCACCTCTCGGTTGTTCCAGGTGAGTTCGACACGTTGGTGAATGATGGCAACGAAGTCACCCACACGGTGGAGACCATCGTGACCCACCTCAGGTACCAACCCAACACCTACCACAACGACATCGCCCTCATCAAACTGGCCACGCCCATAAAGTTCAGCAGGTACATCCTGCCGGCCTGCTTACCTGAGCAGGACTTCGCCGAAAAGGTGAACCTCCAAACCAGCTGATGTTCTCATGATGCTAGCTTAGCCTGGACACAACCAGtgtttgttctgctgttttatgtCAGTAAATGTGAAGTCAttcatatttacatgtttaatgaaGCACAAAGGAATCAGAAGGtccaaaaccacacaaacaggACTTAGAAggtccaaaacaacacaaatgagatgtAGAAgctccaaaacaacacaaacaggacTTAAAAGCtccaaaatgagacaccaaaAGAGAAGTTggtgagcagagaggaaacgTCTGGAGAAACATCTAGAGTATGAGGAGATTTTAGTTCCAGAGTTTATCATCTGAGAAGAACCATGGTGGTTCTGCGATAGAGCAGCAGTTCTTCTTGGATCCTGCACATCGTTAAAAACTCTGAGAGTTCTTGAAACTTCTGGAGATGATCTTCAGAGGTAGTTGAGGTGAGGTTCAGCTGGGTTCTGACAGTAATGTGGGGCTACTCCTTGGTCCTCTCAGGTCCTGATGAATCAGCCCGATGGGATAGTCAGCGGTTTTGGGCGTCTGCGTGAAGGTCGGCAGACGTCCACCATCCTGCAGCGCCTCACGGTTCCATACGTCGATCGACGGATCTGCTTAGAGTCCACGGCTCTGAGGATCTCCACCCGCATGTTCTGCGCCGGGTATGACTCCATCGCCAAGGATGCCTGTCAGGGTGACGGCGGTGGACCGCACGTCACACGCTACCGGGACACCTACTTCGTGACGGGCATCGTGAGCTGGGGCGAAGGCTGTGCCCGCAGGGGGAAGTACGGCATCTACACCCAGGTGTCCAAGTTCACCCGCTGGATCCGAGAGGGCATCAACCGGCTGGTTCCCCAGGACAAGAACGGAGCCCGCAGGAAGAGGAACCATGGCGCCATCAAGAGGCTGGTCATGTGACACGCCTGGAACACACCTGTAACATGTCTGTAATACTCTGTAATACTCTATAATGCCTGTAACACATCTATTACAACACGCTTATAACACATCTAGTACATGTCTGTAACATATCTAGTACAACATGTCTGTAACACAGCTACTACAACACACCTGTAACATGTCTGTAATACTCTGTAATGCCTGTAACGCCTGTAACACGTCTACTACAACACACGCAACACATGTATTACATGCCTGTCACATGTCTACTACAACATGCCTGTAACATGTCTACTACAACACACCTTTAGCATGTCTCCTGCAACACATGTAACACGTCTACTACACGCCTGTAACACGTCAGTACAGCTGCAGGACAGATCATATCTGAATCACAGAACCAATGTTGACTTTGGTCCAGTCAGCAGCTGGTGAagttctccaggttcttctctGGGTTCTTGACATGTTCTACGTGGTTCTTGATATGTTCTACGTGGTTCTTGACATGTTCTACGTGGTTCTTGATATGTTCTACGTGGTTCTTGACATGTTCTACGTGGTTCTTGACGTGAGGCAGCAGAACTGTCGGTGAAAACATCTGGAGAAGAATCTGTTTCCTcatcaagcagaaaaaaatgggcaaactgtttattttaaaacatgaaaccaGTCTGTTGTTTCTTCAACCAGAACCGGTTCTTGGCTCTAGTTTGAGATGTCTGACGGTGAATATGTTCTACTTCCACATATTTCATCACATGTTAAACTGAATCCAGCAGCTTCCAGTAGAACTTAGTTTCATCTTTAATCTTCTGTCAACCAAACgcctgtttgttgtgttttttctttcatttttgcctgaaatgaactgaatatgaaaataaagacagacagtGAGAACCAAACGTTTCTGATCAGCATCATGGAGAACTTTAGAACAAAGGCAGACCATTATTATGTCCAACTGTAAAAAGTTATGGATGAAATGATTCTGGCTTTCCAGCATGAAAGAGAAAATGTTTAATGAAAACCTGAACTTCACAACCTCGGTTTAAAAGATGTGAAGAAAAAAGCTTCAGTGTtcattagtaataataataataataataataataataataataataataataataataataataataataataataataataataataataataataataataataataataataagggggctgcacagtggtgtagtggttagcactttcaccttgcagctagaagatccctggttcacgtcccggctttcccgggatctttctgcatggagtttgcatgttctccctgtgcatgcgtgggttttctccgggtactccggcttcctcccacagtccaaaaacatgctgaggttaattgatcattctaaattgcccgtaggtgtgaatgtgagagtgattgtttgtctctgtatgtagccctgtgacagactggtgacctgtctagggtgtcccctgccttcacctgagtcagctgggatagactccagcccccccatgaccctagtgaggattaagcggtgtatagataatggatggatggataataataataataagaagaagaagaagaagaagaaaaagaactgCTGCAGTGTAAATCAGAGGCAGTCGCAGCTCCTGGATCTCTGAGCTTCAGCTCCAAACCTGAACCCATTAAATGATTAATCTGCTGATAAATCCTTGTTTACATCAAATAAACAGTTTCAGAGGTCGCTGCTTGTTTGAAGTTCTTCCAGAACAAAGTCCAGAACAACCTGAGAACTGATTTAACTCTTTAGAGGAACTCAGGAActcagaaaaactgaagaaaaacaatcagAGATGTGATAAAAGAGACCTTCAGTAAATCTGCAGCAGTTAAACAGTTAAACTGACTGTAAGCAGCTGTCAGTCAGAGCTGTGGAcggcagagtgtgtgtgtgtgtgtgtgtgtgtgtgtgtgtgtgtgtgtgtgtgtgtgcgtgtgtgtgtgtgtgtgtgtgtatgtgtgtgtgtgtctaaaaaAGTGAACTATGTCCAGTTTATCAGATGTATCAGAGccaatattttattgtggcagcTTTAATGTCCATAAAACCACATGTGAGGGCGCTGCTGGTGTAGCGACCAGCAGGAGGGTGAACGTCTGTGTGCTGGTTGTGTGAGTCTGTTTGATCAGGTAATCGTCCTGATCTTGGCTGCGCCACTAGTTTGTCACCTGTCTTGGACAATCTCTGGACATACACACTGAAGGATAACTGGAAATGGAGCTGTTATTCGCATTCATTTGGTGGACTACAATCTCCATTTCACTGGCTGTCAATGACTTCTGTCACCACCTGCAGCCTGATGTCTCCTCCAAACTACTATACACCAAGAGCATGTTGCTGCATTTGAACAAACTTCAACCTCTATCAGATTCGCTTGTTCTGCACCTGAAAAATAACTCCATTTATAGACTCAATGACAGTTTTAAGCACGCTAAAAGACGGAAGCGGGGTAAGAGCTGAGGCTGAGGCGTCAAAAACTGAACCGCATCCTGCTTCCAACAATGATCCTGGCTAATGTGCAGACCCTCCGTAACACAACGGATGAGCTCCAGGCCAACGTGCACCATCTCCACCTGTACAGGAACACCTGTGTGCTGGCCCTGACTGAAACCTGGCTCTCTAACAGCGATCCTGACTCAGACCTACTCCTTGATGGCTTCGGGACTCCCTTCCACACAGATAGAGGCAGTGACGTCACGGGGAAATCCCATGGAGGCGGGGTCTTCCTCTATGTCAATCAAAGGTGGTGCAACAACATCACTATTAGGGAAAGAATATGCACCCCTGACATTGAACTGCTGTCTGTGTCAGTCTGCCTGTTTTATCTCCCAAGAGAATTCCCCCAAATCTTTATCACTGTGGTCTATATTCACCCTAAAGCCAACACCAAAATGCAGCACAAGTGATCAGACACTCCACAGAGGGACTACAATCATTGTGTCTGGATGCTCCTGTTTTTATTCTTGGGGATTTTAATCAGTGCAAACTGACATCAGCTCTGACTCACTTTTATCAGTATATCACCTGTCCAACCCGTTTTAATAAGGCTCTTGATCTCTGCTGTGGGTCCATCAAAGATGCTTTTAGATCGTCCACACTGCCTCCCTTAGGATCCTCAGACCACAACACCATTCTGCTGGAGCCTGCCTATAAGACTGTGTTAAAGAGGGAGGCTGCCAAATTTAAGTTTGTTAAGGTGTGGTCTCCAGATGCTGTCCAGTGCTTGCAGGGATGCCTGGACTGTACTGATTGATCTGTGTTTTCTCAGCCAGACGGACCCCAGAGCCCTTCAAGTACCATGGACATACACGAACTTACCTCTACTGTGTGTAGCTATATAACTTTTTGTGAAGAGTCTTGTATCCCTACACAACAGGTCAAAGTCTTCCCCAACAATAAGCCCTGGATAAACAAGTCCTTACAGGAAATGATAAAGATGaaacatgatttatttaaaaagggcaGTGTTGTGGAGAACAGAGAGGCAAAAAGATTGGTCAGAgcagaaatttaaaaagctaAACTAAGGTATAAAGACAAAATTGAACAGAAATTTAACAGCAGGGACCTTAAAAGTGTCTGGAATGGCATGTCAACCATGACAGGCACTAAAATGTTAGAGAACAGTCAGTCAGATTAAATGGTTTTAATTCAGACAAGGAGCTAGCTGATCATTTTAATCGTTTTTATCTCAGGTTTGACTCAGATGCTTTTAGAGAGAAAGTAGATCAGATAAGGTTTGAAACTGCCTCTATCACAGAGCCCatttttaattctaattttaaTCTTGATTTTAGTGTTGAAGATGTTAGGATCGTATTCAGcaaaaccaaaaccaacaaaagccCAGATCTTGATAACATCTCTGGTAACCTCCTCAGACACTGTTCAGATCAActgtctcttgtttttcatcacATATTTAAATGCTCCTTGGAGCAGCAGACGGTCCCCGAACTGTGGAAAAGGTCAACAGTTGTGCCTGTGGCTAAAGTAAAATTCCCCAAGTCAATTAATGATTACAGACCCATAGCCCTGAAGGCCTTTGAAAAATTAATCAAGAGAGAGTTGGTGGAGGCTGTGGAGGACATTTTAGACCCTTTGCAATTTGCATACAGGACTAAAAGAGGCGTGGATGATGCGGTTTTAACTCTTCttaactttctttttaaacacCTCGAAGGCCCAGCCACCCACGCACATCTactgtttttagattttacttCTGCTTTTAACACAATCCAGCCCCATATTTTAGCTTCTAAATTATTATCAAATTTTAAGTTGGGTCCTGGTATCGTTGGctggattttagattttttaacaaACAGATCACAATGTGTGAGAGTCAGTGGTGCTCTGTCAgacatcctcctctcctccactgGTTCTCCACAGGACTCTGTCCTCTCACCCATCTTATACATCCTGTACACTGATGACTGTAGAAGTTTACATTCAGGAAGACATATTCTgaagtttgctgatgacactgTCATAGTGAGCTTGTTACAAGGAGAGGACACAGCCCCGGGGCCAGTGGTGGATGATTTTATTCACTGGTGCGACGACTCATTTTTACCAAAACCAAGGACGTGCATAGATTTTAGAAGGAAACCAAAACCACCATTTTTAACTGTGATCAAGGGGGAGACAGTGGAGCGCGTCACCAGCTTTAAGTACCTTGGTGTCGTCATAGACAGTAAGCTCTCttttaatgaaaacacagatgttGTGTACAAAAAATCACAGCAGCGACTGCACTTTCTCCGGACGCTCAACAGGTTCAGGGTATGCTCCAAACTGTTGGCAATGTTCTACCATTCCATGGTTGAATCTGTCCTGACCTTTGCCATCATCACATGGTTTGGCAGTCTTTcattagaaaacagaaaaaggttaGAACAAGTAGTAAAATCATAGGTGTCACATTACCAGACCTGTCAACAACATATCTGAAGAGAGTGAACTCTAAGGCTCAGGACATCACACAGTGTCCTGAACATCCTCTCCACACTGAGTTTGAGCTCCTAGCCTCTGGCAGGAGATTTAGAGTGTCAAAGGCCAAATCAAACAGGATGAGGGACTCTTTTGTAGCCCAAGCCATCACACaattaaattagaattttaGAAAAAGGTGAATGGCAGTGATGTGGAATGATGGTCCTGCCTTCAGTGGTCACTTGTCCTTGCCGCATTTTCCTTGAATCTTTGTGATAGTGATTGTGTTTGGAGTTGTGTtgctatgttttgtgtttgttgttttactcacCTGCAAAGCAAATTTCCCTCAGGGGACAATAAAgataattgaattgaattgaatattcCAAATAGAGAAAACATTGACAGGTCAGTAGATTCATCAGTTTTTAGTTCTTTCTAAGGGAGTGGAAGCTAGAAGGAGCTGCAGGTGAATGATTTGTGCTAATCAGGTCCAATAAAGGATCTTTCTGATGTGTTTGAGGTGTTTCAGAGTGACGGCAGCCTGCAGACACAGAGGACCAGTGACGGAGAAGCAGCCCAGGATTTTCTATGTTTCTGCTCAAACCCAGACAGCAGAGATCTGTACTGGTGGGAAGAAGCTGAGTAAGTAG harbors:
- the LOC111574984 gene encoding coagulation factor X-like — translated: MFWCFRLVLGHLLLQQAAAHVFLDGPAASQVLIRSRRANSFLEEMKQGNMERECMEEICDWEEAREIFEDTEKTNDFWAKYVDGDACESQPCANGGLCKDGIGTYNCSCQQGYKGFNCQVVIPVLCENNNGGCEHFCNVVQGSVQCSCADGYFLASDNKSCNSNEKFKCGALITENVRSVFKYKGKMTANVMEENVTVENMTMENVTVENMTGLNATVNGTEQRDVLDVLSSAEMVLPRVTEQTIISQIPGMNRIVNGEDCPPGECPWQALLLNEDDQGFCGGTILNEYIILTAAHCVNKSRYIYVKLGEFDTLVNDGNEVTHTVETIVTHLRYQPNTYHNDIALIKLATPIKFSRYILPACLPEQDFAEKVLMNQPDGIVSGFGRLREGRQTSTILQRLTVPYVDRRICLESTALRISTRMFCAGYDSIAKDACQGDGGGPHVTRYRDTYFVTGIVSWGEGCARRGKYGIYTQVSKFTRWIREGINRLVPQDKNGARRKRNHGAIKRLVM